The proteins below are encoded in one region of Oncorhynchus kisutch isolate 150728-3 linkage group LG14, Okis_V2, whole genome shotgun sequence:
- the ccdc28a gene encoding coiled-coil domain-containing protein 28A isoform X2 — MEDRKLKRKISRPSTNQAPAPPTSTRKNTASGRHLGFSHMGTHSSQKGKSRRGVKARPQQASGSKAGQSQADPIQHSFLTDVSDVQEMEKGLLSLLNDFHNGKLQAFGNECSIDQMEHVREMQEKLARLHFDLYGEVDEMPEDQRKTACDSNMDKLLLNLEELSSSIS, encoded by the exons ATGGAGGATAGGAAGCTGAAGAGAAAGATTTCTAGGCCCTCCACCAACCAGGCCCCTGCCCCACCAACCAGCACCCGGAAGAACACCGCCTCAGGACGGCATCTGGGCTTCAGCCACATGGGTACACACTCCAGCCAGAAGGGGAAGAGCCGCAG GGGTGTGAAGGCCAGACCGCAGCAGGCTTCAGGCAGTAAGGCAGGCCAGAGCCAGGCGGACCCCATCCAACACTCCTTTCTGACGGACGTCTCCGATGTGCAGGAGATGGAGAAAGGACTGCTGAGCCTTCTCAATGACTTCCACAatggaaaattacaggcctttg gTAATGAGTGTTCTATAGATCAGATGGAACATGTGAGAGAGATGCAGGAGAAGTTGGCTCGGCTGCACTTTGACCTTTATGGGGAGGTGGACGAGATGCCTGAGGACCAACGGAAGACCGCCTGCGACTCCAACATGGACAAACTACTGCTCAAC CTAGAGGAACTGAGTTCGTCAAT AAGCTGA
- the ccdc28a gene encoding coiled-coil domain-containing protein 28A isoform X1: MEDRKLKRKISRPSTNQAPAPPTSTRKNTASGRHLGFSHMGTHSSQKGKSRRGVKARPQQASGSKAGQSQADPIQHSFLTDVSDVQEMEKGLLSLLNDFHNGKLQAFGNECSIDQMEHVREMQEKLARLHFDLYGEVDEMPEDQRKTACDSNMDKLLLNLEELSSSIQKLNLADSQEIPRTASI, encoded by the exons ATGGAGGATAGGAAGCTGAAGAGAAAGATTTCTAGGCCCTCCACCAACCAGGCCCCTGCCCCACCAACCAGCACCCGGAAGAACACCGCCTCAGGACGGCATCTGGGCTTCAGCCACATGGGTACACACTCCAGCCAGAAGGGGAAGAGCCGCAG GGGTGTGAAGGCCAGACCGCAGCAGGCTTCAGGCAGTAAGGCAGGCCAGAGCCAGGCGGACCCCATCCAACACTCCTTTCTGACGGACGTCTCCGATGTGCAGGAGATGGAGAAAGGACTGCTGAGCCTTCTCAATGACTTCCACAatggaaaattacaggcctttg gTAATGAGTGTTCTATAGATCAGATGGAACATGTGAGAGAGATGCAGGAGAAGTTGGCTCGGCTGCACTTTGACCTTTATGGGGAGGTGGACGAGATGCCTGAGGACCAACGGAAGACCGCCTGCGACTCCAACATGGACAAACTACTGCTCAAC CTAGAGGAACTGAGTTCGTCAAT TCAGAAGCTGAATCTGGCAGACAGCCAGGAGATACCCAGGACAGCCAGCATTTAA
- the ccdc28a gene encoding coiled-coil domain-containing protein 28A isoform X3 gives MEDRKLKRKISRPSTNQAPAPPTSTRKNTASGRHLGFSHMGTHSSQKGKSRRGVKARPQQASGSKAGQSQADPIQHSFLTDVSDVQEMEKGLLSLLNDFHNGKLQAFGNECSIDQMEHVREMQEKLARLHFDLYGEVDEMPEDQRKTACDSNMDKLLLNVRSGNRFG, from the exons ATGGAGGATAGGAAGCTGAAGAGAAAGATTTCTAGGCCCTCCACCAACCAGGCCCCTGCCCCACCAACCAGCACCCGGAAGAACACCGCCTCAGGACGGCATCTGGGCTTCAGCCACATGGGTACACACTCCAGCCAGAAGGGGAAGAGCCGCAG GGGTGTGAAGGCCAGACCGCAGCAGGCTTCAGGCAGTAAGGCAGGCCAGAGCCAGGCGGACCCCATCCAACACTCCTTTCTGACGGACGTCTCCGATGTGCAGGAGATGGAGAAAGGACTGCTGAGCCTTCTCAATGACTTCCACAatggaaaattacaggcctttg gTAATGAGTGTTCTATAGATCAGATGGAACATGTGAGAGAGATGCAGGAGAAGTTGGCTCGGCTGCACTTTGACCTTTATGGGGAGGTGGACGAGATGCCTGAGGACCAACGGAAGACCGCCTGCGACTCCAACATGGACAAACTACTGCTCAACGTAAGATCTGGCAATAGGTTTGGTtaa
- the ect2l gene encoding epithelial cell-transforming sequence 2 oncogene-like isoform X2 codes for MTSVDLTVRSSPGPNPGPHSETDYQPQSALMHRSSFTGTADTRFSAWTPITNKTSNHQLFEERTTLVLHWFDLWTDRQRKLFLQALLSQCTRSQLKNCRDWLMQIVPVTRLDFTSVLPRFLSLYVMSFLTPRDLCSAAQVSWHWRVLAEQDCLWSVRCVRRGWFLPYNPGDREYGGWKSHYVSCVSTLDWLTPREAAQTYGTLNMPCSGEREEEEERRRERRIRQTIRERVEEQKRASLTSRPAWRSNSNRPVGIVVSRPQAGSPRLVPGRTRSVQPSPSWLLDRTGRVCLTPDVSLNLTPTLTLEKSQLSSHVRSQAMGDSVNRGGWPTSTSSRPRASSSLSPSPPLLLLLSNRIPAYELVLCGVRVGVVVVLYDHRGTLQALLSQAERALGGQRAQRLGVLAPGGTEEITLLQGYKVTEKSVLTPDYREFWEKLCGWVVLPEEGGGVDIFCPLAASARGVLLVQSLSTLTGLEVSAPTGMATGCFQNILSEWSCNSGDWTGARGVCASPPAQRYVCEGVLQGWSWQTQWLEEALGALRDHLGPQLPRLSVDTRGRVLGQFLWEAVALDHLSVSKEVTVALTEGLTALAAEETRPLEFLSLFLRRWGEKRKDINGGVEEGEERRGEETEGGERSSVFLTERGPHRLLSPIPEIQQEWRGVVVRELYISECVYVRRLESVVKVYHDPLLSALQSNRAILSSAHINMVLTPVAHILDINRLFLSELGSRLQQWEADQCVADVCVKFCSKLRVYTNYLNNYPTALLIIDKCREMNPAFRAFLKRQDRTLETHMLSLQELLLCPVWRMEEYVTLLQALSLHTVSQHSDHTQLSGVLDKLTHYRDFIHKLKRNSEKATRMQETQRQIRGCPNLCEGGRQLITTQDAALLRCPSDDITASLRMYEHVSDVGLFLFNDAMVLTERNVCHRPFTHTHCDTHTFLASVALHSLTLREITDTRFLPGAASDRVVRTIQRK; via the exons ATGACATCCGTGGATCTGACCGTTCGGTCCAGTCCTGGTCCTAACCCAGGTCCTCACAGCGAGACAGACTACCAACCCCAGTCGGCCCTGATGCATCGCAGCTCGTTCACAGGGACAGCCGACACCCGCTTCAGTGCCTGGACCCCCATCACAAACAAGACCTCCAACCACCAG TTGTTTGAGGAGCGGACCACCCTGGTGCTTCACTGGTTTGACCTTTGGACTGACCGCCAGAGAAAACTCTTCCTGCAGGCGCTGCTGTCACAATGCACCAGGTCCCAGCTCAA GAACTGCAGGGATTGGCTGATGCAGATCGTGCCGGTGACGCGCTTGGACTTCACCTCCGTGTTGCCACGGTTCCTGTCTCTCTATGTGATGTCATTTCTGACCCCTCGTGACCTCTGCTCTGCCGCACAGGTCAGCTGGCATTGGAGGGTCCTGGCTGAACag gACTGTCTTTGGTCGGTGAGGTGTGTGCGCCGGGGCTGGTTCCTGCCCTATAATCCAGGGGACAGAGAGTATGGTGGGTGGAAGAGCCACTATGTGTCCTGTGTGTCCACTCTGGACTGGCTGACACCCAGAGAGGCAGCACAAACGTACGGCACCCTCAACATGCCCTGCtccggagagagggaggaggaggaggagagacgcaGGGAGAGGAGGATCAGACAAACCATccgggagagagtggaggagcagaaga GAGCTTCGCTGACGTCCAGACCAGCCTGGAGGAGCAACAGCAACAGACCAGTGGGAATAGTGGTCAGCCGTCCCCAGGCTGGTTCTCCCAGGCTGGTGCCTGGGAGAACGAGGAGCGTTCAGCCCTCTCCCTCCTGGTTGTTAGACAGGACGGGACGTGTCTGTTTAACCCCTGACGTCAGCCTTAACTTGACCCCCACTCTGACCCTGGAGAAGAGCCAGCTCTCCAGCCATGTGAGGTCCCAGGCCATGGG GGACAGTGTGAACAGAGGAGGTTGGCCCACTTCCACCAGTAGCAGACCCAgagcctcttcctctctctctccatcaccaccTCTTCTGCTGCTGCTGTCCAACAGGATACCTGCCTATGAG TTGGTACTGTGTGGTGTGAGAGTAGGAGTGGTGGTGGTTCTATACGACCACAGAGGGACCCTGCAGGCTCTGTTATCCCAGGCAGAGAGGGCTCTGGGTGGGCAGCGAGCTCAGAGACTTGGGGTGCTGGCTCCTGGAGGTACGGAGGAGATCACTCTGCTGCAAG GCTACAAGGTGACAGAGAAGAGTGTGCTGACCCCGGACTACAGGGAATTCTGGGAGAAGCTGTGTGGCTGGGTCGTTCTacctgaggagggaggaggggtggacaTCTTCTGTCCCCTCGCAGCGTCTG ccagAGGAGTGCTGCTGGTCCAGTCTCTGTCTACTCTGACAGGGCTAGAGGTCTCAGCTCCTACTGGGATGGCCACCGGATGCTTCCAGAACA tccTGAGTGAGTGGTCATGTAACAGTGGTGACTGGACCGGGGCTAGAGGTGTGTGTGCGTCCCCCCCCGCCCAGCGCTacgtgtgtgagggtgtgttacAGGGATGGAGCTGGCAGACCCAGTGGCTGGAGGAGGCTCTAGGAGCCCTGAGGGACCATCTGGGGCCACAACTACCACGACTGAGTGTGGACACCAGGGGACGAGTACTGG gtcagtttcTATGGGAGGCGGTAGCTCTAGATCATCTCAGTGTCTCTAAGGAGGTGACTGTAGCTCTGACTGAGGGTCTCACAGCACTGGCAGCAGAGGAG accagacctctggagttcctctctctcttcctgagaCGATGGGGGGAGAAAAGGAAAGATATAAAcggaggagtggaggaaggagaggagagaagaggagaggagacagaaggaggagagaggagctctgtGTTTCTGACAGAGAGGGGTCCACACAGACTCCTCAGTCCTATCCCAGAGatacaacag gagTGGCGTGGTGTAGTGGTGAGGGAGCTGTATATCAGTGAGTGTGTTTATGTGAGGAGGCTGGAGTCAGTGGTGAAGGTCTACCATGATCCCCTGCTGTCAGCTCTTCAGTCTAACAGAGCCATCCTCAGCTCCGCCCACATCAACATGGTCCTCACACCTGTAGCACACATACTGGACATCAACAG gttgtTTCTATCAGAACTGGGGTCTAGATTGCAGCAGTGGGAGGCTGATCAGTGTGTAGCTGATGTGTGTGTGAAATTCTGCTCCAAACTCAGAGTGTACACCAACTACCTCAACAACTACCCTACTGCCCTACTCATCATAGACAAG TGCAGAGAGATGAACCCTGCTTTCCGAGCTTTCCTAAAGAGACAAGACAGAACCCTGGAGACACACATGCTGAG TCTGCAGGAGCTGTTGCTGTGTCCAGTGTGGCGTATGGAGGAGTATGTAACTCTGCTGCAGGCGCTGTCTCTACACACAGTCTCTCAACACTCCGATCACACACAGCTGTCTGGCGTATTGGACAAACTCACCCACTACAGGGACTTCATACACAAG cTGAAGAGGAACTCAGAGAAAGCCACAAGGATGCAGGAGACCCAGCGACAGATCCGGGGCTGTCCA aacttGTGTGAGGGGGGCAGACAGCTAATCACCACTCAGGACGCGGCTCTGCTTAGATGCcccagtgatgacatcacagcctCACTCAG GATGTATGAACACGTTTCTGACGTGGGTCTGTTCTTGTTCAACGACGCAATGGTTCTGACCGAGAGGAATGTGTGTCACcgacccttcacacacacacactgcgacacacacaccttcctggcCTCTGTCGCCCTGCACAGCCTCACCCTCAGAGAGATCACAGACACGcgct
- the ect2l gene encoding epithelial cell-transforming sequence 2 oncogene-like isoform X1, with amino-acid sequence MTSVDLTVRSSPGPNPGPHSETDYQPQSALMHRSSFTGTADTRFSAWTPITNKTSNHQLFEERTTLVLHWFDLWTDRQRKLFLQALLSQCTRSQLKNCRDWLMQIVPVTRLDFTSVLPRFLSLYVMSFLTPRDLCSAAQVSWHWRVLAEQDCLWSVRCVRRGWFLPYNPGDREYGGWKSHYVSCVSTLDWLTPREAAQTYGTLNMPCSGEREEEEERRRERRIRQTIRERVEEQKRASLTSRPAWRSNSNRPVGIVVSRPQAGSPRLVPGRTRSVQPSPSWLLDRTGRVCLTPDVSLNLTPTLTLEKSQLSSHVRSQAMGDSVNRGGWPTSTSSRPRASSSLSPSPPLLLLLSNRIPAYELVLCGVRVGVVVVLYDHRGTLQALLSQAERALGGQRAQRLGVLAPGGTEEITLLQGYKVTEKSVLTPDYREFWEKLCGWVVLPEEGGGVDIFCPLAASARGVLLVQSLSTLTGLEVSAPTGMATGCFQNILSEWSCNSGDWTGARGVCASPPAQRYVCEGVLQGWSWQTQWLEEALGALRDHLGPQLPRLSVDTRGRVLGQFLWEAVALDHLSVSKEVTVALTEGLTALAAEETRPLEFLSLFLRRWGEKRKDINGGVEEGEERRGEETEGGERSSVFLTERGPHRLLSPIPEIQQEWRGVVVRELYISECVYVRRLESVVKVYHDPLLSALQSNRAILSSAHINMVLTPVAHILDINRLFLSELGSRLQQWEADQCVADVCVKFCSKLRVYTNYLNNYPTALLIIDKCREMNPAFRAFLKRQDRTLETHMLSLQELLLCPVWRMEEYVTLLQALSLHTVSQHSDHTQLSGVLDKLTHYRDFIHKLKRNSEKATRMQETQRQIRGCPNLCEGGRQLITTQDAALLRCPSDDITASLRMYEHVSDVGLFLFNDAMVLTERNVCHRPFTHTHCDTHTFLASVALHSLTLREITDTRYVCHGFVLEGPSRVWVCAIEREEDKERFLCTLRSAIHTAITES; translated from the exons ATGACATCCGTGGATCTGACCGTTCGGTCCAGTCCTGGTCCTAACCCAGGTCCTCACAGCGAGACAGACTACCAACCCCAGTCGGCCCTGATGCATCGCAGCTCGTTCACAGGGACAGCCGACACCCGCTTCAGTGCCTGGACCCCCATCACAAACAAGACCTCCAACCACCAG TTGTTTGAGGAGCGGACCACCCTGGTGCTTCACTGGTTTGACCTTTGGACTGACCGCCAGAGAAAACTCTTCCTGCAGGCGCTGCTGTCACAATGCACCAGGTCCCAGCTCAA GAACTGCAGGGATTGGCTGATGCAGATCGTGCCGGTGACGCGCTTGGACTTCACCTCCGTGTTGCCACGGTTCCTGTCTCTCTATGTGATGTCATTTCTGACCCCTCGTGACCTCTGCTCTGCCGCACAGGTCAGCTGGCATTGGAGGGTCCTGGCTGAACag gACTGTCTTTGGTCGGTGAGGTGTGTGCGCCGGGGCTGGTTCCTGCCCTATAATCCAGGGGACAGAGAGTATGGTGGGTGGAAGAGCCACTATGTGTCCTGTGTGTCCACTCTGGACTGGCTGACACCCAGAGAGGCAGCACAAACGTACGGCACCCTCAACATGCCCTGCtccggagagagggaggaggaggaggagagacgcaGGGAGAGGAGGATCAGACAAACCATccgggagagagtggaggagcagaaga GAGCTTCGCTGACGTCCAGACCAGCCTGGAGGAGCAACAGCAACAGACCAGTGGGAATAGTGGTCAGCCGTCCCCAGGCTGGTTCTCCCAGGCTGGTGCCTGGGAGAACGAGGAGCGTTCAGCCCTCTCCCTCCTGGTTGTTAGACAGGACGGGACGTGTCTGTTTAACCCCTGACGTCAGCCTTAACTTGACCCCCACTCTGACCCTGGAGAAGAGCCAGCTCTCCAGCCATGTGAGGTCCCAGGCCATGGG GGACAGTGTGAACAGAGGAGGTTGGCCCACTTCCACCAGTAGCAGACCCAgagcctcttcctctctctctccatcaccaccTCTTCTGCTGCTGCTGTCCAACAGGATACCTGCCTATGAG TTGGTACTGTGTGGTGTGAGAGTAGGAGTGGTGGTGGTTCTATACGACCACAGAGGGACCCTGCAGGCTCTGTTATCCCAGGCAGAGAGGGCTCTGGGTGGGCAGCGAGCTCAGAGACTTGGGGTGCTGGCTCCTGGAGGTACGGAGGAGATCACTCTGCTGCAAG GCTACAAGGTGACAGAGAAGAGTGTGCTGACCCCGGACTACAGGGAATTCTGGGAGAAGCTGTGTGGCTGGGTCGTTCTacctgaggagggaggaggggtggacaTCTTCTGTCCCCTCGCAGCGTCTG ccagAGGAGTGCTGCTGGTCCAGTCTCTGTCTACTCTGACAGGGCTAGAGGTCTCAGCTCCTACTGGGATGGCCACCGGATGCTTCCAGAACA tccTGAGTGAGTGGTCATGTAACAGTGGTGACTGGACCGGGGCTAGAGGTGTGTGTGCGTCCCCCCCCGCCCAGCGCTacgtgtgtgagggtgtgttacAGGGATGGAGCTGGCAGACCCAGTGGCTGGAGGAGGCTCTAGGAGCCCTGAGGGACCATCTGGGGCCACAACTACCACGACTGAGTGTGGACACCAGGGGACGAGTACTGG gtcagtttcTATGGGAGGCGGTAGCTCTAGATCATCTCAGTGTCTCTAAGGAGGTGACTGTAGCTCTGACTGAGGGTCTCACAGCACTGGCAGCAGAGGAG accagacctctggagttcctctctctcttcctgagaCGATGGGGGGAGAAAAGGAAAGATATAAAcggaggagtggaggaaggagaggagagaagaggagaggagacagaaggaggagagaggagctctgtGTTTCTGACAGAGAGGGGTCCACACAGACTCCTCAGTCCTATCCCAGAGatacaacag gagTGGCGTGGTGTAGTGGTGAGGGAGCTGTATATCAGTGAGTGTGTTTATGTGAGGAGGCTGGAGTCAGTGGTGAAGGTCTACCATGATCCCCTGCTGTCAGCTCTTCAGTCTAACAGAGCCATCCTCAGCTCCGCCCACATCAACATGGTCCTCACACCTGTAGCACACATACTGGACATCAACAG gttgtTTCTATCAGAACTGGGGTCTAGATTGCAGCAGTGGGAGGCTGATCAGTGTGTAGCTGATGTGTGTGTGAAATTCTGCTCCAAACTCAGAGTGTACACCAACTACCTCAACAACTACCCTACTGCCCTACTCATCATAGACAAG TGCAGAGAGATGAACCCTGCTTTCCGAGCTTTCCTAAAGAGACAAGACAGAACCCTGGAGACACACATGCTGAG TCTGCAGGAGCTGTTGCTGTGTCCAGTGTGGCGTATGGAGGAGTATGTAACTCTGCTGCAGGCGCTGTCTCTACACACAGTCTCTCAACACTCCGATCACACACAGCTGTCTGGCGTATTGGACAAACTCACCCACTACAGGGACTTCATACACAAG cTGAAGAGGAACTCAGAGAAAGCCACAAGGATGCAGGAGACCCAGCGACAGATCCGGGGCTGTCCA aacttGTGTGAGGGGGGCAGACAGCTAATCACCACTCAGGACGCGGCTCTGCTTAGATGCcccagtgatgacatcacagcctCACTCAG GATGTATGAACACGTTTCTGACGTGGGTCTGTTCTTGTTCAACGACGCAATGGTTCTGACCGAGAGGAATGTGTGTCACcgacccttcacacacacacactgcgacacacacaccttcctggcCTCTGTCGCCCTGCACAGCCTCACCCTCAGAGAGATCACAGACACGcgct
- the ect2l gene encoding epithelial cell-transforming sequence 2 oncogene-like isoform X3 — MTSVDLTVRSSPGPNPGPHSETDYQPQSALMHRSSFTGTADTRFSAWTPITNKTSNHQLFEERTTLVLHWFDLWTDRQRKLFLQALLSQCTRSQLKNCRDWLMQIVPVTRLDFTSVLPRFLSLYVMSFLTPRDLCSAAQVSWHWRVLAEQDCLWSVRCVRRGWFLPYNPGDREYGGWKSHYVSCVSTLDWLTPREAAQTYGTLNMPCSGEREEEEERRRERRIRQTIRERVEEQKRASLTSRPAWRSNSNRPVGIVVSRPQAGSPRLVPGRTRSVQPSPSWLLDRTGRVCLTPDVSLNLTPTLTLEKSQLSSHVRSQAMGDSVNRGGWPTSTSSRPRASSSLSPSPPLLLLLSNRIPAYELVLCGVRVGVVVVLYDHRGTLQALLSQAERALGGQRAQRLGVLAPGGTEEITLLQGYKVTEKSVLTPDYREFWEKLCGWVVLPEEGGGVDIFCPLAASARGVLLVQSLSTLTGLEVSAPTGMATGCFQNILSEWSCNSGDWTGARGVCASPPAQRYVCEGVLQGWSWQTQWLEEALGALRDHLGPQLPRLSVDTRGRVLGQFLWEAVALDHLSVSKEVTVALTEGLTALAAEETRPLEFLSLFLRRWGEKRKDINGGVEEGEERRGEETEGGERSSVFLTERGPHRLLSPIPEIQQEWRGVVVRELYISECVYVRRLESVVKVYHDPLLSALQSNRAILSSAHINMVLTPVAHILDINRVYTNYLNNYPTALLIIDKCREMNPAFRAFLKRQDRTLETHMLSLQELLLCPVWRMEEYVTLLQALSLHTVSQHSDHTQLSGVLDKLTHYRDFIHKLKRNSEKATRMQETQRQIRGCPNLCEGGRQLITTQDAALLRCPSDDITASLRMYEHVSDVGLFLFNDAMVLTERNVCHRPFTHTHCDTHTFLASVALHSLTLREITDTRYVCHGFVLEGPSRVWVCAIEREEDKERFLCTLRSAIHTAITES, encoded by the exons ATGACATCCGTGGATCTGACCGTTCGGTCCAGTCCTGGTCCTAACCCAGGTCCTCACAGCGAGACAGACTACCAACCCCAGTCGGCCCTGATGCATCGCAGCTCGTTCACAGGGACAGCCGACACCCGCTTCAGTGCCTGGACCCCCATCACAAACAAGACCTCCAACCACCAG TTGTTTGAGGAGCGGACCACCCTGGTGCTTCACTGGTTTGACCTTTGGACTGACCGCCAGAGAAAACTCTTCCTGCAGGCGCTGCTGTCACAATGCACCAGGTCCCAGCTCAA GAACTGCAGGGATTGGCTGATGCAGATCGTGCCGGTGACGCGCTTGGACTTCACCTCCGTGTTGCCACGGTTCCTGTCTCTCTATGTGATGTCATTTCTGACCCCTCGTGACCTCTGCTCTGCCGCACAGGTCAGCTGGCATTGGAGGGTCCTGGCTGAACag gACTGTCTTTGGTCGGTGAGGTGTGTGCGCCGGGGCTGGTTCCTGCCCTATAATCCAGGGGACAGAGAGTATGGTGGGTGGAAGAGCCACTATGTGTCCTGTGTGTCCACTCTGGACTGGCTGACACCCAGAGAGGCAGCACAAACGTACGGCACCCTCAACATGCCCTGCtccggagagagggaggaggaggaggagagacgcaGGGAGAGGAGGATCAGACAAACCATccgggagagagtggaggagcagaaga GAGCTTCGCTGACGTCCAGACCAGCCTGGAGGAGCAACAGCAACAGACCAGTGGGAATAGTGGTCAGCCGTCCCCAGGCTGGTTCTCCCAGGCTGGTGCCTGGGAGAACGAGGAGCGTTCAGCCCTCTCCCTCCTGGTTGTTAGACAGGACGGGACGTGTCTGTTTAACCCCTGACGTCAGCCTTAACTTGACCCCCACTCTGACCCTGGAGAAGAGCCAGCTCTCCAGCCATGTGAGGTCCCAGGCCATGGG GGACAGTGTGAACAGAGGAGGTTGGCCCACTTCCACCAGTAGCAGACCCAgagcctcttcctctctctctccatcaccaccTCTTCTGCTGCTGCTGTCCAACAGGATACCTGCCTATGAG TTGGTACTGTGTGGTGTGAGAGTAGGAGTGGTGGTGGTTCTATACGACCACAGAGGGACCCTGCAGGCTCTGTTATCCCAGGCAGAGAGGGCTCTGGGTGGGCAGCGAGCTCAGAGACTTGGGGTGCTGGCTCCTGGAGGTACGGAGGAGATCACTCTGCTGCAAG GCTACAAGGTGACAGAGAAGAGTGTGCTGACCCCGGACTACAGGGAATTCTGGGAGAAGCTGTGTGGCTGGGTCGTTCTacctgaggagggaggaggggtggacaTCTTCTGTCCCCTCGCAGCGTCTG ccagAGGAGTGCTGCTGGTCCAGTCTCTGTCTACTCTGACAGGGCTAGAGGTCTCAGCTCCTACTGGGATGGCCACCGGATGCTTCCAGAACA tccTGAGTGAGTGGTCATGTAACAGTGGTGACTGGACCGGGGCTAGAGGTGTGTGTGCGTCCCCCCCCGCCCAGCGCTacgtgtgtgagggtgtgttacAGGGATGGAGCTGGCAGACCCAGTGGCTGGAGGAGGCTCTAGGAGCCCTGAGGGACCATCTGGGGCCACAACTACCACGACTGAGTGTGGACACCAGGGGACGAGTACTGG gtcagtttcTATGGGAGGCGGTAGCTCTAGATCATCTCAGTGTCTCTAAGGAGGTGACTGTAGCTCTGACTGAGGGTCTCACAGCACTGGCAGCAGAGGAG accagacctctggagttcctctctctcttcctgagaCGATGGGGGGAGAAAAGGAAAGATATAAAcggaggagtggaggaaggagaggagagaagaggagaggagacagaaggaggagagaggagctctgtGTTTCTGACAGAGAGGGGTCCACACAGACTCCTCAGTCCTATCCCAGAGatacaacag gagTGGCGTGGTGTAGTGGTGAGGGAGCTGTATATCAGTGAGTGTGTTTATGTGAGGAGGCTGGAGTCAGTGGTGAAGGTCTACCATGATCCCCTGCTGTCAGCTCTTCAGTCTAACAGAGCCATCCTCAGCTCCGCCCACATCAACATGGTCCTCACACCTGTAGCACACATACTGGACATCAACAG AGTGTACACCAACTACCTCAACAACTACCCTACTGCCCTACTCATCATAGACAAG TGCAGAGAGATGAACCCTGCTTTCCGAGCTTTCCTAAAGAGACAAGACAGAACCCTGGAGACACACATGCTGAG TCTGCAGGAGCTGTTGCTGTGTCCAGTGTGGCGTATGGAGGAGTATGTAACTCTGCTGCAGGCGCTGTCTCTACACACAGTCTCTCAACACTCCGATCACACACAGCTGTCTGGCGTATTGGACAAACTCACCCACTACAGGGACTTCATACACAAG cTGAAGAGGAACTCAGAGAAAGCCACAAGGATGCAGGAGACCCAGCGACAGATCCGGGGCTGTCCA aacttGTGTGAGGGGGGCAGACAGCTAATCACCACTCAGGACGCGGCTCTGCTTAGATGCcccagtgatgacatcacagcctCACTCAG GATGTATGAACACGTTTCTGACGTGGGTCTGTTCTTGTTCAACGACGCAATGGTTCTGACCGAGAGGAATGTGTGTCACcgacccttcacacacacacactgcgacacacacaccttcctggcCTCTGTCGCCCTGCACAGCCTCACCCTCAGAGAGATCACAGACACGcgct